The sequence CGGCCGCCCGGGCGGCGGCGGTGGCGAGTTCGCGGTCGGTGGCCGGGTCGGCGGCGGGCAGGCGGGCGAGGGCCGCGGCCAGCGCCGAGCGGCCGGTGGCGTTCGGGTCGCCGTCGCCGTCGAGGATTGCGCGGGCGAGCGCCCGGGTGGCGGTGCCGAAGCCCTGGGCCGTCAGGTCCGGCAGGGCGAGCAGGTAGGGCAGGGCCCGGCCCCGGGTGGGGCCGCCGAGGGCGACCGCGTCCCGCAGGTCGGCGGCGACCGACGGCCGCAGCGCCTCGTCCGGCCAGACCGCCTCGACGGCGCCCAGCCGGTCGCCGGCCGCGCGGCAGTGTCCGGCCCAGGCCGCGCGCAGTTCGCGGGCGGCCTGCGGATCGGTGGCGGCCAGCCGTTCGACCGCGGTGGCGAAGGCGCCCCGGCGGTGCGCGGTCCGCACGGCCCGCGCGCGTTCGCCGGCCCGCCACCACAGGCGGACCACCAGGTCGGCGGCGAGCTCGCGGCCCTCGGCGAGTTCGGCGGCCCGGGTGAGGCGGTCGTGCCGTTCGAACAGGGCGACGGCCTCGGCGGGTGCCTCCAGCAGGTCGGCCAGGACGAAGGCCGCCTCGTCGTACCGGCCCTGCTGCTCCAGCCGCTCGGCGGCGGCCCGGTAGAGCTCGGTGAGGTGCTGGTGCACGGTCGGGCCGGAGAACGCGTTCGCCGCGGCCGGGCCGATCCGGAGCAGGGTGGGGCGCAGTTGCCCGGTGAAACGCGTGGGCAGGGCGAGGGAGACCAGGGGGCGTTCGGTCGCGGCGCCGCGCTCCCGGCCCGCGAGCGGCGGGGCGTCGCGCAGGGCGTCCTCCCAGCGCTGCTGCTCGAAGGCGCGGGTGAGGTCGCGCAGGTAGCGGGCGTGGCGCTGGTGGAGGAGGCGGGCGGCGGGGGTGCGCAGGGTGAACCGGGCCAGCAGGTCGCCGAGCCAGGGTCGGCGGCCCCGGCGCGGGGCGGGGGCGGCGCTGCCGGAAGGCCCGGGGGCGGCGGGGCCGGAAGGCCCCGCCGTGGCTCCGCCCCCGCCCCGGGCGGCGCGTCGGCCGAAGAGGGCCCCGTGGGCGAGACCCCCGACGATCGAGGCGAAGACGACGCCGCCCGGGTCGAAGCCGGCGTCCTCGAGCAGGCCGAGGCCGAAGAGCACCACGAACAGCAGGGGCACCACCATCAGCAGGACGACGACGACCGCCGCGTGGTGGGGGGCGAGGGTAATCGGCCGGGTGGTCTGCCACCAGGCGGGCCCTCGGCCGGCGCCTCGGCCGGCACCGCCCCCGGCGCCGGTGCGCCCGGCGGACGGCGGGTCGGTCGGCCGCTCGGACTGCCGCCGGGCCCGGCGGGCGCGGGCGCGCGGCGTCCCGGCGGTCAGCCGCCGGGCCCGCCCGGACGGCGGCCGGATGCCGGCCGCCGCCCTGAGGTCCGGCCGGGGGACGTCCGGGACCGAGTCCTCGACGGGCGGCGCCTCCGGTGCCGGGGCCGCACCGACCGGGCGCGGCCGGTGCAGGGCGAGGCCGGTCGGGTCGAGCCAGTCGGCGGGGTCCAACCCGGGCAGCTCGGCGACGAGGTGGGTGACCGTCGATCCGCCCGCCGTCAGCACGAGGCGGCCGTCGGCGGTGACCGCGGCGGAGCCGGAGGCAGGAGTGTCCGCAACCGACGGCCCGCCGTGCCCGGCGCGCTCCAGCGGGAGCCCGGGCGCCCGGTCCACCCGGGTGCGGACCGGCTCGGGCAGCAGCAGGAGCCAGCGGCCGTCGGGCAGTTCGCACAGCCGCGCGTCCGCACGCCAGAGTTCGAGGACGCGCCCGGCGGCCTCCGGCGCACC comes from Streptomyces sp. TLI_053 and encodes:
- a CDS encoding bpX6 domain-containing protein, whose amino-acid sequence is MNAPLRRAAGTVLATGFVLDVPLIGAPEAAGRVLELWRADARLCELPDGRWLLLLPEPVRTRVDRAPGLPLERAGHGGPSVADTPASGSAAVTADGRLVLTAGGSTVTHLVAELPGLDPADWLDPTGLALHRPRPVGAAPAPEAPPVEDSVPDVPRPDLRAAAGIRPPSGRARRLTAGTPRARARRARRQSERPTDPPSAGRTGAGGGAGRGAGRGPAWWQTTRPITLAPHHAAVVVVLLMVVPLLFVVLFGLGLLEDAGFDPGGVVFASIVGGLAHGALFGRRAARGGGGATAGPSGPAAPGPSGSAAPAPRRGRRPWLGDLLARFTLRTPAARLLHQRHARYLRDLTRAFEQQRWEDALRDAPPLAGRERGAATERPLVSLALPTRFTGQLRPTLLRIGPAAANAFSGPTVHQHLTELYRAAAERLEQQGRYDEAAFVLADLLEAPAEAVALFERHDRLTRAAELAEGRELAADLVVRLWWRAGERARAVRTAHRRGAFATAVERLAATDPQAARELRAAWAGHCRAAGDRLGAVEAVWPDEALRPSVAADLRDAVALGGPTRGRALPYLLALPDLTAQGFGTATRALARAILDGDGDPNATGRSALAAALARLPAADPATDRELATAAARAAVRDGGLGGGVAEHPLFDRLLGRADPLTAADLPRPRPRPVRRPGGSAPAHTAVDRPGTLPVLDAVLLASGSLLVACGQAGVRLLAPDGRTRAHWDTPTDRLVLADHGGGALLVTEHGPDLLGLARLDLATRTVRPWTTLRARRPAPTYDGHRLIAAADGGIVVLDTTAPRPVAVRRELGGEETLLGGITRTANGCAALVRSPSTAHSPLTEVWRWDLPGWELRARLRVDDALSDLLSRTDPADALEPVALAAGGLLTAEALPAGSGTASADRTVLRWTSGLPAAELTVDGCAPLGPAADGDHWALTVPTPDGTGLRAYAGSGPCSAPGVTVLVPNASGDRIGVRHHAGTVTYWHRSGRVLATSADGTALLANLRVTVR